A genome region from Halobacterium hubeiense includes the following:
- a CDS encoding ArsR/SmtB family transcription factor has product MFDFDSSQGGAVRVHGLVGEQADEIFSVLASEGARAILNQIHREPSTPSEVANQVDVSVENVTHHLDRLGDADLIQVAGTRYSDRGKEMTVYAPGDNPHVVFIGTDDRQQSLFGFIKNFATVSTVLVGVSVIVHTVLTHRLPSVSNLTGGGSEAPAYVLAAFLGALLFATTLAVHAYVRASTRLAGPPRRRGDSQGVNLAYLSSAVFTVATIGWVLRQALGFTQTVSITEALSVVSVLLIFVVAWASYKQSPIQAGWTIATAGYLGMIGHQMAVVFRGFIGPQLGVWVAYILLGSVAGGAIVGTVGYACGRTVKLLSD; this is encoded by the coding sequence GTGTTTGATTTCGACTCCTCTCAAGGAGGAGCCGTTCGAGTACACGGGTTGGTCGGGGAGCAAGCGGACGAGATCTTTAGCGTTCTTGCAAGCGAGGGTGCGAGAGCGATTCTCAACCAAATTCATCGAGAGCCTTCAACGCCATCTGAGGTGGCAAATCAAGTTGATGTCTCCGTAGAGAACGTCACCCACCATTTAGACAGACTCGGCGACGCCGATTTGATCCAGGTTGCCGGGACCAGGTATTCGGACCGAGGAAAGGAGATGACGGTCTATGCGCCTGGCGACAACCCTCACGTCGTATTCATTGGTACTGATGACCGGCAGCAGAGCTTGTTTGGGTTCATCAAGAACTTCGCAACGGTCAGTACTGTGCTGGTGGGGGTTAGTGTAATCGTACACACCGTGCTCACGCACAGACTTCCGTCCGTATCCAATCTTACTGGTGGTGGCTCAGAGGCACCAGCATACGTGCTCGCTGCGTTTCTTGGGGCCCTCCTTTTCGCCACTACGCTCGCCGTTCACGCCTATGTGAGGGCATCTACAAGGCTGGCTGGACCACCCAGACGTCGTGGTGACTCACAGGGCGTCAACCTTGCGTACCTCTCGAGTGCTGTGTTCACTGTCGCCACGATTGGTTGGGTTCTTCGGCAAGCTCTCGGCTTCACTCAGACAGTCAGCATAACCGAAGCTCTGTCCGTAGTATCGGTTCTGCTGATATTTGTAGTGGCATGGGCCAGTTACAAGCAATCCCCAATCCAAGCGGGCTGGACTATTGCGACAGCAGGGTATCTGGGTATGATTGGGCACCAGATGGCTGTCGTCTTTCGCGGGTTCATCGGCCCACAGTTAGGTGTCTGGGTAGCCTATATTCTGCTTGGGTCAGTCGCAGGCGGGGCAATCGTAGGGACAGTAGGGTACGCCTGTGGGAGAACTGTGAAGCTGTTGTCCGACTGA
- a CDS encoding transcriptional regulator FilR1 domain-containing protein, which translates to MKLGSELPSLEVIVSRYEILEQVDMGVVEKRKMNDNLEASRTTIDRSVRELEAANVLERRNGSCEFTRYGRIVYEEFRETVKAAEKVKPASELLAMLPPNSPIGATIANADAVEMAPERAPVTALEDLGIPPDCNTIRASLPVVFSQQLQAIRDYAKGGTTLEILTHPDLVSLIQRRYPEVCELLDRSSSGIHSASELPEFGLIVYGSEEVRVCVYEGMSQLSGVLQNQDADAVSEAISIFEENKRVAEPAFEVEA; encoded by the coding sequence ATGAAATTGGGCTCGGAACTTCCGTCGCTAGAGGTCATCGTGTCCCGGTATGAGATACTTGAACAGGTGGATATGGGAGTAGTAGAGAAGAGAAAAATGAATGATAACTTGGAGGCCTCACGGACCACGATAGACAGGTCGGTGCGAGAATTGGAGGCAGCCAATGTCCTAGAGCGGCGCAACGGCAGCTGTGAGTTCACCAGATATGGGAGAATCGTGTATGAAGAGTTCCGCGAGACCGTCAAGGCGGCAGAGAAGGTTAAGCCAGCGTCTGAACTCCTAGCTATGCTACCGCCCAATTCGCCAATTGGGGCGACTATCGCAAACGCTGATGCAGTTGAGATGGCCCCTGAGCGTGCTCCAGTTACGGCTCTAGAGGATTTGGGGATCCCACCGGACTGCAATACCATTCGTGCCTCGCTCCCCGTCGTCTTCTCCCAACAACTCCAAGCGATTCGTGATTATGCTAAGGGGGGTACAACTCTTGAAATTCTCACGCATCCAGATTTAGTGAGCCTAATTCAGCGAAGGTATCCCGAAGTTTGCGAGTTACTCGACAGAAGTAGTAGTGGTATTCATTCCGCTTCAGAACTCCCAGAGTTCGGGCTCATCGTATACGGCTCCGAGGAAGTCCGCGTGTGCGTGTACGAGGGAATGAGCCAACTGTCGGGAGTGTTGCAGAATCAAGATGCTGACGCGGTCAGCGAGGCCATCTCGATTTTCGAGGAAAACAAGCGAGTTGCTGAACCCGCGTTTGAAGTTGAGGCATAG
- a CDS encoding zinc ribbon domain-containing protein: protein MANSSSDIRVTCRECYEPISVDAKECPHCGYNPRRNFQILAVVSVFIFGFFAIIAGFLAPFAVNIFAVLAVITPILFLLVAQNANPARKTA, encoded by the coding sequence ATGGCTAATTCAAGTTCTGACATTCGGGTAACGTGCCGAGAATGTTACGAACCGATTAGTGTTGACGCAAAGGAGTGCCCTCATTGCGGCTACAACCCCCGCCGAAATTTCCAAATACTTGCTGTCGTCTCCGTTTTCATTTTCGGATTCTTTGCCATTATCGCAGGGTTCCTAGCCCCATTTGCAGTGAATATATTTGCAGTCTTAGCGGTTATCACCCCAATTCTCTTTTTGCTAGTCGCTCAGAATGCGAATCCTGCGAGAAAAACTGCTTAG
- a CDS encoding HVO_A0114 family putative DNA-binding protein: MNDSTPPLHPMEREQLLAESTLVVTVTPSSEFHDDVTDNITALEQGDTVDSTPTLSFTSYDDLMETLTPRVLDLIEAIRQEQPDSINEAARVVDRDVKNVHEELSRLAQLGIIFFEEDGQRKRPVVWFDELVINLPFDPETGDTATAAP; the protein is encoded by the coding sequence ATGAATGATTCCACGCCGCCGCTGCACCCGATGGAGCGCGAACAGCTCCTTGCCGAATCAACCCTTGTTGTGACCGTGACACCGTCCAGCGAGTTCCACGACGATGTTACCGACAACATCACGGCTCTCGAACAGGGGGACACGGTGGACTCTACGCCGACGCTCTCGTTCACCAGCTACGACGACTTGATGGAGACCCTGACGCCGCGTGTCCTCGATCTCATCGAAGCAATCCGGCAGGAACAACCAGACAGCATCAACGAAGCCGCTCGGGTCGTTGACCGGGACGTGAAGAACGTCCACGAGGAACTTAGCCGCCTCGCCCAACTGGGCATCATCTTCTTCGAGGAAGACGGCCAGCGGAAGCGCCCAGTCGTCTGGTTCGACGAACTCGTCATCAATCTCCCGTTCGATCCAGAGACTGGCGACACGGCCACTGCTGCACCCTAA
- a CDS encoding DUF7260 family protein has product MLQPITLTTGTLESRYRITLLQAAHQAVVEEREVLQTEADAFSDFCARLDQISCERNPSESASPTATTHETIAGQTTSVNQHGDTPIRDAYVETVMNTPHYDDEYGDSFWESLAAEFGNEFATLLKQATVITPELKQQVLTAAQQAKTQRKRLISALNQEASNLQDANAELQAIAEEVNVIQSRPFYDCPINELQQLQTDLDELSTRCQDLADRRQNGELEPQSASSLKTNLRVPDYCYDSLSVTYPVLDVVATLSSRIATTNQRLTTILNERPSSR; this is encoded by the coding sequence ATGCTTCAACCCATCACGCTAACCACTGGAACACTGGAATCACGCTACCGTATTACCCTCCTCCAAGCCGCACATCAAGCAGTTGTCGAGGAACGCGAGGTGCTCCAAACGGAGGCGGACGCCTTCAGCGACTTCTGCGCGCGTCTCGACCAGATCTCTTGCGAGCGTAACCCTAGTGAGTCAGCAAGTCCAACAGCGACCACTCACGAGACAATCGCCGGCCAGACCACCTCAGTCAACCAGCACGGCGATACGCCCATTCGTGATGCGTACGTTGAGACGGTGATGAACACGCCACACTACGACGACGAATACGGGGATTCCTTTTGGGAGAGTCTCGCCGCAGAGTTCGGGAACGAATTCGCGACACTCCTAAAGCAAGCCACAGTCATCACTCCCGAGTTAAAACAGCAAGTGTTGACCGCAGCGCAACAGGCGAAAACACAACGAAAACGCCTCATCTCGGCACTCAACCAGGAAGCATCCAATCTTCAGGACGCGAACGCGGAGCTGCAGGCAATCGCTGAAGAGGTCAATGTCATCCAATCACGGCCATTCTACGACTGTCCAATCAACGAGCTACAGCAATTGCAGACTGACCTCGACGAGCTTTCGACACGCTGCCAGGACCTCGCGGACCGCCGCCAGAATGGTGAGTTGGAACCGCAATCAGCGAGCAGCCTCAAAACTAATCTTCGGGTGCCCGACTACTGCTATGACTCGCTTTCTGTCACCTACCCGGTCCTTGACGTAGTCGCTACTCTCAGCTCCCGTATTGCAACAACCAATCAACGTCTCACCACCATCCTCAATGAACGCCCCAGTAGCCGCTAG
- a CDS encoding acetamidase/formamidase family protein, protein MSQQEVKQELYVDQYTLGLVGPDQEWAGTVADGGTITTYTPPGCWGPMITPSFRGGHEVTRPIRVDGAEVGDAVAIHIRDVEVTSMATSTGSMAEREGAFSDDPFVDHRCPECGTTWPDSIVEGTGEDAIRCAECGANASSFGFEYGYTVAFDHENAVGITLDKDGAHELAMNAEEVMDIPENARQHPILLYEPDGMPGTLGRLRPFIGNIGTTPSVTMPDSHNAGDFGQNLIGADHDYGVETEEDLEKRTDGHMDIPEVRAGATLICPVDVDGAGIYVGDLHANQGDGELSLHTTDVSGTVTMDVEVIKDLELDGPVLLPNEEDLPFISQPYSDDERDAGQELGAEHDVDVNTDMGPIQVVGSGATVNDATQNAFDRASELLNMSEGEIRGRCTFTGGVQIGRLPGVVQLDMLVPMDLLEERGLDNFVSEQYGI, encoded by the coding sequence ATGTCACAGCAAGAAGTGAAGCAAGAGCTGTACGTCGATCAGTACACGCTCGGGCTCGTCGGGCCGGATCAAGAGTGGGCCGGAACCGTCGCTGACGGGGGCACGATCACCACCTACACGCCACCGGGCTGCTGGGGGCCGATGATCACGCCCTCGTTCCGCGGGGGCCACGAGGTTACGCGACCGATTCGCGTCGACGGCGCCGAAGTCGGCGACGCCGTTGCAATTCATATCCGCGACGTGGAGGTGACGAGCATGGCCACGAGTACGGGGTCGATGGCCGAACGCGAGGGCGCGTTCAGTGACGACCCGTTCGTCGATCATCGCTGCCCAGAGTGTGGCACTACCTGGCCCGACTCAATCGTCGAGGGAACCGGTGAGGACGCCATTCGCTGTGCGGAATGTGGCGCCAATGCGTCTTCGTTCGGCTTCGAGTACGGCTATACCGTCGCGTTCGACCATGAGAACGCGGTCGGGATCACCCTCGACAAGGACGGCGCTCACGAACTCGCGATGAATGCCGAGGAGGTGATGGATATTCCGGAGAATGCTCGCCAGCACCCGATCCTGCTCTACGAACCAGACGGAATGCCCGGAACTCTTGGGCGACTCCGGCCATTCATCGGAAATATCGGGACGACGCCGTCGGTCACTATGCCTGACTCCCACAATGCCGGGGACTTCGGACAAAACCTAATTGGCGCCGACCACGACTACGGTGTCGAAACCGAGGAAGACTTGGAGAAACGCACCGACGGCCACATGGACATCCCCGAAGTTCGAGCGGGCGCGACACTGATCTGTCCGGTCGACGTCGACGGCGCAGGAATCTATGTTGGCGACCTCCACGCAAATCAAGGCGACGGCGAACTCTCCTTGCACACGACCGACGTGAGCGGAACCGTCACAATGGACGTTGAAGTCATCAAGGATCTCGAACTCGACGGCCCGGTCCTGCTGCCCAACGAGGAGGATCTCCCGTTCATTAGTCAGCCCTACAGCGACGATGAACGCGACGCCGGGCAGGAACTCGGCGCGGAACACGACGTCGACGTGAACACAGACATGGGGCCGATTCAGGTAGTTGGGTCGGGCGCGACCGTCAACGATGCCACACAGAACGCGTTTGATCGGGCATCAGAACTGCTCAACATGAGCGAGGGAGAGATCCGTGGCCGATGCACGTTCACTGGCGGCGTCCAAATCGGGCGGCTTCCAGGCGTCGTCCAACTTGATATGCTCGTTCCGATGGATCTTCTTGAGGAGCGTGGGCTCGACAACTTCGTCAGCGAACAGTACGGAATCTGA
- a CDS encoding helix-turn-helix domain-containing protein, producing the protein MPDDFREEMAERVPWLRPVDYDILEWLSRHDDVEEGFRVTPSTISANLDYHSRYISERTKKLAKAGFLYRLDGPKYRLTDLGRKLLDSNLSEDDVPPEPSPDSE; encoded by the coding sequence ATGCCCGATGACTTCCGTGAAGAAATGGCTGAGCGAGTCCCATGGCTGCGACCAGTCGACTACGATATCCTCGAATGGCTCAGCCGCCACGACGACGTCGAGGAGGGTTTCCGCGTCACCCCGTCGACGATCTCTGCAAATCTGGACTACCACAGCCGGTACATCTCCGAGCGCACGAAGAAACTCGCAAAGGCCGGGTTTCTCTACCGACTGGACGGTCCGAAATACCGATTGACGGACCTCGGACGCAAACTCTTGGATAGCAACCTTAGTGAGGACGATGTTCCTCCTGAGCCGTCTCCAGACAGCGAGTAA
- a CDS encoding DUF2254 family protein, giving the protein MEYDKLTRERLAFDFSLLLLAFVIAVSLACIFKYSPGDEATALAQTLATAQATIFAIVFSVIILAAQLSTGQYAPRMAYLIRSDGAFLKTSGLFIGSIGTDVFMIYSIGGFGDFASRALMYFAGILAGLSVYGLILHTDYILRQTTPEGVWDRLSRSLEPESVTIAAREADNNPSNPDPYTTPVSVLRSLISERDEPAIELGFNVITDQTTKLIQSTPPSDLDEGTPISRTISTLLEQRLPHLTVMSTDEDQPTVAKKSLKSIRLISIEAAHTSLGAPTLSGIHGTTSPISDIRADDTGYQVRSNCERNSREIVEVAAEEGLHKSAGEGSLLTSWRIASSIEKYRNIKQVDAAATNYLLGLSSRIQATQDNTNATSLNGISWSSPQPRNSPNKYSSVKALRDYYVSFTEVAGEALRVEVNVQDTIINWNSISAGLGSILSRTEKCPFPGYHHQWVAVAIYLQYIRAQTSNSVMDGYSFNGRNFVQKKDHDKTIGKLLNGDIPIEDYFSFVRLQDPTVIRKTGTHQQVLQNPSEEFSEWLKIRARSARIGYII; this is encoded by the coding sequence ATGGAATACGATAAACTAACGCGAGAGAGATTAGCATTCGATTTCTCTCTGTTACTCCTGGCATTTGTTATCGCGGTCTCGCTTGCCTGCATTTTCAAATATTCTCCCGGCGATGAAGCCACCGCACTCGCACAAACCCTTGCCACTGCTCAAGCAACCATCTTCGCGATTGTATTCTCGGTCATAATCCTTGCTGCGCAGCTGTCGACAGGACAGTACGCACCCCGTATGGCATATCTCATCCGGTCAGACGGAGCCTTCTTGAAAACATCCGGGCTCTTTATCGGCTCTATTGGCACTGACGTTTTCATGATTTACTCGATTGGTGGCTTTGGTGACTTTGCGTCCCGAGCGCTCATGTACTTCGCTGGTATCTTAGCTGGATTATCCGTATACGGCCTGATTTTACACACTGATTATATATTGAGACAGACGACACCAGAGGGTGTTTGGGACAGGCTTAGTCGTAGTTTAGAACCTGAATCCGTTACAATCGCAGCCCGAGAGGCAGACAATAACCCTTCGAATCCGGACCCGTATACAACGCCGGTCTCCGTTTTGCGTTCGCTGATCTCAGAGCGGGATGAGCCTGCTATTGAACTCGGATTTAACGTCATAACCGACCAAACTACAAAACTCATCCAATCTACACCACCCTCGGATCTTGACGAAGGTACGCCGATTAGTAGGACTATTTCCACCCTCTTGGAACAACGTCTGCCGCATCTCACAGTCATGTCGACAGATGAAGATCAACCGACTGTAGCGAAGAAATCATTAAAATCTATCCGGCTAATCAGTATTGAGGCAGCTCACACATCACTTGGTGCTCCGACTCTGTCTGGTATTCATGGAACCACGAGCCCTATATCAGATATTAGAGCAGATGATACAGGGTATCAAGTAAGATCCAACTGCGAGAGGAATAGCCGGGAGATTGTAGAAGTCGCTGCTGAAGAGGGGCTTCACAAGTCTGCTGGGGAGGGATCTCTTCTAACCAGTTGGCGCATCGCTTCCTCGATAGAAAAATACCGGAATATCAAACAGGTCGACGCTGCTGCGACAAACTATCTTTTGGGATTGTCTTCTCGAATCCAAGCTACCCAGGACAACACTAATGCAACAAGTCTGAATGGCATATCTTGGTCATCACCACAGCCACGAAATTCTCCGAATAAATATTCGTCCGTGAAAGCGTTGCGAGACTATTATGTATCGTTCACCGAGGTTGCCGGAGAAGCACTCCGAGTAGAAGTGAATGTCCAGGATACCATTATAAATTGGAATTCTATTTCGGCGGGGCTGGGTAGCATCTTATCGCGTACTGAAAAGTGCCCATTTCCAGGATACCATCATCAGTGGGTTGCAGTCGCAATCTACCTTCAATATATTAGAGCCCAAACTTCGAATTCGGTGATGGATGGGTATTCGTTTAATGGGCGGAATTTTGTCCAGAAGAAGGACCACGACAAGACCATCGGGAAACTACTGAACGGGGATATACCGATTGAAGATTATTTCTCGTTTGTTCGACTTCAGGACCCTACCGTGATTCGAAAGACGGGCACTCATCAACAAGTTCTCCAAAATCCCTCAGAAGAGTTTTCTGAGTGGCTTAAAATCCGAGCGCGATCAGCGAGAATTGGATACATAATATAG
- a CDS encoding homing endonuclease associated repeat-containing protein yields MGVDAGPRNCYTKQDCIEALQEGEEELGEEPTQHSYQRLDILPSAATIQSRFSSWKAAKAETDVIARSVRNWI; encoded by the coding sequence ATCGGCGTTGATGCTGGGCCTCGCAACTGCTACACGAAACAAGATTGCATCGAAGCGCTGCAGGAAGGTGAGGAAGAACTCGGCGAAGAGCCCACCCAGCACTCGTACCAGCGGCTCGATATCCTTCCATCCGCGGCTACGATTCAGTCGCGATTCAGCTCTTGGAAAGCAGCGAAAGCCGAAACGGACGTTATCGCGCGGAGCGTTCGGAATTGGATATAG
- a CDS encoding tetratricopeptide repeat protein translates to MSMTGLEIAPVLFSVLANRTVPTKSDVHEKLDEVTRNTQINDEFGQLAAEFNRSLIDRIKSRAKDLDHLELQSLAFHWDIVAEQIDFTEIVFESEEEAVTWLIEEINKVEDVNLDKEANEELKKLLSEEFRNVVDDFRDRVIQNEELSRQLQAEFQVDALDELAAIREEFDQLAYRRPYTLYSFPEDRESVISTLLPENAIEFVDRQEVPKNPDPGRYVVVGPSGAGKTRILSAFINRLPEDSVDHILLPDERMLDSADVKGITREEFTGDVLLVWEDIHRIDEGGESLVLESTIHELSHTLNSNGHTLYALLEARSGQLHNVPGNLPASFDDEQSVWYDFEELRVENVSLDFIHDLAVRMADKYDVSATNEVLEALIDQTASRSAPIYIDAVLGTTDDELTISDVEALPDNVEDLWRIQYEALQSDSRDEWYVLASMKLLYDLNLPYYSKLVRTIYLELLSGDRGRFRKSVEKLKEKRQWIDIRGKDLVSRQTQYYIHDIQLEAIQVRARDDASELSDVLLSEEESLPTYTQPIAHLNAGAAFSKWGRISLAIDQWKAALDLDPTFPEVHFNYGLLLAKHQGNPTEAEIHLRKAIEYDPEFLEAYYSYALLLQQSLGRPEAAADYYRRALELDSEFVEALYNLGLVLHRDLDRPEEAEEYYKKTLKEHSNHAPAHNNYGVLLKEDLNRPTEAKQHFERSLSIDPSHTLAHLNYANLLNDEFSESQEAKQHFESALQLEPQNADIHYEYGTFLKEELNQAEEGERHLSIARSINPEEYKGANIEIPKYPQNLSVETKKQSVSSRPVAINLGADIPKNTALEATVKQDVTGDGKPDHEQVIHLMDGENKYRLDGFDPTGGEVWTEIKFRSKDGQNTASFDLPSYELYVVDNSLGENSS, encoded by the coding sequence ATGTCAATGACTGGTTTGGAAATAGCGCCGGTTCTCTTTTCTGTACTCGCTAACCGAACAGTTCCCACCAAATCGGATGTGCATGAGAAACTAGACGAGGTAACACGGAACACCCAAATAAACGACGAGTTCGGGCAGCTTGCGGCCGAGTTCAATCGCTCTTTGATTGACCGGATTAAGAGCCGAGCTAAAGACTTGGATCATCTTGAACTACAGTCTTTAGCATTCCATTGGGACATAGTCGCTGAGCAGATTGATTTTACAGAAATTGTGTTCGAATCTGAGGAAGAAGCCGTCACCTGGCTAATTGAAGAAATCAATAAAGTCGAAGATGTGAATTTAGACAAGGAAGCGAATGAGGAGCTCAAAAAACTATTGAGTGAGGAGTTTCGGAACGTCGTTGACGATTTTCGTGATCGAGTCATCCAAAATGAAGAACTGTCCCGGCAACTTCAGGCTGAATTTCAGGTTGATGCTCTTGACGAATTGGCTGCGATTCGGGAGGAATTCGATCAACTCGCGTACCGACGCCCGTACACCCTTTACTCATTCCCTGAAGACCGGGAAAGTGTGATAAGTACGCTCCTGCCAGAAAATGCTATAGAATTTGTTGACAGGCAGGAAGTTCCCAAGAACCCAGACCCCGGTAGATATGTAGTCGTCGGGCCATCTGGTGCGGGAAAAACACGTATCTTATCTGCTTTTATCAATCGTCTCCCTGAGGATTCGGTCGATCACATTTTGCTGCCTGATGAACGAATGCTTGATTCTGCTGATGTAAAAGGAATCACACGCGAAGAATTTACCGGAGATGTGCTACTCGTTTGGGAAGACATTCACCGAATAGACGAAGGAGGAGAGAGTCTAGTTCTTGAATCAACCATACATGAACTGTCACACACTCTCAATTCGAATGGGCATACTCTATACGCACTGTTGGAGGCACGATCAGGACAACTCCACAATGTACCCGGAAATCTTCCTGCTTCATTTGACGACGAACAAAGTGTCTGGTATGATTTTGAGGAACTAAGGGTCGAAAATGTAAGTCTTGATTTCATACACGATCTCGCAGTTCGGATGGCAGACAAATACGATGTGTCAGCAACCAATGAAGTGCTTGAAGCCTTAATTGACCAAACCGCTTCTCGCTCTGCACCGATTTATATTGATGCCGTACTCGGAACTACCGACGACGAACTCACTATTAGCGATGTAGAGGCTTTACCAGATAATGTTGAAGATCTCTGGCGTATACAGTATGAAGCACTTCAATCAGATTCAAGAGACGAATGGTATGTATTAGCATCGATGAAGTTATTGTATGATCTAAATTTACCGTATTATTCTAAGCTCGTCCGTACAATCTACCTTGAACTGCTAAGTGGTGACCGAGGACGATTTCGTAAGTCTGTTGAGAAACTTAAAGAAAAAAGACAATGGATAGATATTCGGGGAAAGGATCTCGTTTCTCGCCAAACACAGTATTATATCCACGACATACAACTTGAAGCAATTCAGGTCCGTGCTCGTGACGATGCTTCAGAATTGTCTGATGTGCTTCTATCAGAGGAGGAGTCGTTGCCTACATATACACAGCCGATAGCTCACCTGAATGCCGGGGCTGCGTTCTCGAAATGGGGCCGTATCTCATTAGCGATAGATCAATGGAAAGCGGCATTAGATCTGGATCCCACATTTCCCGAGGTTCACTTCAACTATGGACTATTGCTCGCAAAGCATCAGGGCAATCCAACAGAAGCTGAGATCCATTTACGTAAAGCAATTGAGTACGATCCAGAATTTCTGGAGGCATACTATAGCTATGCCCTATTACTTCAACAGTCATTAGGCCGTCCAGAAGCTGCTGCAGATTACTACCGACGAGCTTTAGAACTTGATTCTGAATTTGTGGAAGCACTTTACAATCTTGGATTAGTGTTACACAGGGACCTTGATAGGCCAGAAGAAGCTGAAGAATACTATAAGAAAACGCTGAAAGAGCATTCTAATCATGCACCGGCACACAATAATTACGGTGTTCTGCTGAAGGAAGATCTTAATCGGCCTACAGAAGCAAAGCAACACTTTGAGAGGTCATTATCAATTGACCCCAGCCATACGTTGGCACATTTGAATTATGCAAACCTTCTAAATGACGAATTTTCGGAGTCTCAGGAAGCCAAACAACACTTTGAATCGGCACTGCAATTGGAGCCGCAGAATGCCGATATTCACTATGAGTACGGCACCTTTCTTAAAGAAGAACTAAACCAAGCAGAAGAGGGAGAAAGGCATTTGTCAATTGCTCGGTCGATAAATCCCGAAGAGTACAAAGGTGCAAATATAGAAATCCCCAAATATCCTCAAAACCTCTCCGTTGAGACAAAGAAACAAAGTGTCTCATCACGTCCGGTTGCGATTAATCTGGGGGCAGATATCCCGAAGAATACAGCGTTAGAAGCAACAGTGAAACAAGACGTAACAGGGGATGGTAAGCCAGATCATGAGCAAGTGATCCATCTGATGGATGGTGAGAACAAGTATCGGTTAGATGGATTCGATCCAACCGGTGGTGAGGTGTGGACTGAAATAAAATTTAGAAGCAAAGACGGACAGAATACAGCTTCATTCGACCTTCCCTCATATGAACTGTATGTGGTAGATAACTCACTAGGCGAAAATAGCTCTTAG